One window of the Methanocaldococcus vulcanius M7 genome contains the following:
- a CDS encoding ABC transporter substrate-binding protein codes for MKKFLTFCILFVVVFMSMLSGCVNSEHPNITNSSSISNNLTKNMANSQIKTPIVEYAKNFKLIYYDKNGNEVNPYTNGDKWAYKVLIDALGQKFLLKNASEPVPSWAKEKLGGNFKVINVPLKRVVVMSSTEIALMEAINNDGSVIGSVKGIMWGKAYKWYFNNIKEGLENGSIIDVGSTSNPNWDKIIELKPQVIFVYPGYDGNKVISKCKELGITYVADAEYLENDPLGRCEWVKMFAAFYNKEPEAKRYFDRIVNNCLMVMNKTKNCPKVTVAWGYNSQWGCYVPENDSYVAKEITIYCNGDYIFKDLNGTGSAKIDYETFAERARNADVWVIPSSVKWLTTFKKDNPGYETFKAVKNGRVFCESEDYWQLGLLKTDEVIMDLATIMHPEAFKGRKTHFFLKYNIENNTATPFIAK; via the coding sequence ATGAAAAAATTCCTTACCTTTTGCATACTGTTTGTAGTAGTTTTTATGAGTATGTTGTCAGGATGCGTAAATAGCGAGCATCCCAATATTACTAATTCATCATCCATATCCAATAATTTAACAAAAAATATGGCAAACTCCCAAATAAAAACACCTATTGTAGAATATGCAAAAAATTTTAAATTAATATATTATGATAAAAATGGGAATGAGGTTAATCCCTACACTAATGGAGATAAATGGGCATACAAAGTGTTAATTGATGCATTAGGTCAGAAATTCCTATTAAAAAATGCATCTGAACCAGTTCCAAGTTGGGCAAAAGAAAAGTTAGGGGGCAATTTTAAAGTTATAAATGTTCCATTAAAGAGAGTAGTGGTAATGAGTTCAACTGAAATTGCATTAATGGAGGCCATAAACAACGACGGTTCAGTTATAGGATCAGTTAAAGGAATAATGTGGGGAAAAGCATACAAGTGGTATTTTAATAACATAAAAGAAGGGCTGGAAAATGGATCAATAATTGATGTTGGTTCAACAAGTAATCCAAACTGGGATAAAATTATTGAACTCAAACCACAAGTTATATTTGTTTATCCTGGCTATGATGGAAATAAAGTTATATCGAAATGTAAAGAGTTAGGAATTACCTACGTTGCAGATGCAGAGTATTTAGAAAACGATCCACTTGGTAGATGTGAATGGGTTAAAATGTTTGCCGCCTTCTATAACAAAGAACCGGAAGCAAAAAGATACTTTGATAGAATAGTAAATAACTGTTTAATGGTTATGAATAAAACTAAAAACTGTCCAAAAGTTACAGTTGCATGGGGTTATAATTCACAATGGGGATGCTATGTTCCTGAAAACGACTCCTACGTTGCTAAGGAGATAACAATATACTGCAATGGAGATTATATCTTTAAAGATCTAAATGGAACGGGTAGTGCGAAAATTGACTACGAAACATTTGCTGAGAGAGCAAGAAATGCAGATGTTTGGGTTATTCCTTCAAGTGTAAAATGGCTCACAACGTTTAAAAAAGACAACCCTGGTTATGAGACATTTAAAGCAGTCAAAAATGGAAGAGTATTTTGTGAAAGTGAAGATTATTGGCAACTCGGATTATTAAAAACGGATGAGGTTATAATGGATTTAGCAACAATAATGCATCCAGAAGCATTCAAAGGAAGAAAAACACACTTCTTCCTAAAATATAATATAGAAAATAATACTGCAACACCATTCATTGCTAAATAA
- the cfbB gene encoding Ni-sirohydrochlorin a,c-diamide synthase, translated as MKRVVIAGTSSEVGKTVISTGIMKALSKRYNVQGYKVGPDYIDPTYHTIATGNKSRNLDSFFMNKEQIKYLFQKHSKDKDISVIEGVRGLYEGISAIDDVGSTASVAKALNSPIILLVNAKSLTRSAIAIIKGFMSFDNVKIRGVIFNFVRSEKHIKKLKEAMSYYLPDVEIVGFIPRNEDFKVEGRHLGLVPTPENLEEIKNKIELWGELVEKYLDLDKIVEIANEDFEDIDDIFLWEVNENYKKIAVAYDEAFNFYYWDNFEALKENKAKIEFFSPLKDSEVPDADVLYIGGGYPELFKEELSKNKEMIESIREFDGYIYGECGGLMYLTKSIDNVPMVGLLNCSSIMTKHVQGLSYVKAEFLEDCLIGRKNMRFKGHEFHYSKLVNIKEDRFAYRIERGMGIINNLDGIFNGKVLAGYLHNHAVANPYFASSMVNFENR; from the coding sequence ATGAAAAGAGTTGTAATTGCTGGAACATCGAGTGAAGTTGGAAAGACAGTTATATCTACTGGAATTATGAAGGCGTTATCAAAAAGATATAATGTTCAGGGCTATAAAGTTGGGCCTGATTATATAGACCCAACGTATCACACAATAGCAACAGGAAATAAATCAAGGAATTTAGATTCTTTTTTTATGAATAAAGAGCAGATAAAATATCTCTTTCAAAAACATTCAAAAGATAAGGATATAAGTGTTATTGAAGGAGTTAGAGGACTTTATGAGGGAATATCTGCAATAGATGATGTTGGAAGCACAGCAAGTGTTGCCAAGGCATTAAACAGCCCAATAATTCTGCTTGTAAATGCAAAAAGCTTGACAAGAAGTGCAATAGCAATAATAAAGGGATTTATGAGCTTTGACAATGTAAAAATTAGAGGAGTTATCTTTAATTTTGTTAGAAGTGAAAAACATATAAAGAAATTAAAAGAAGCGATGAGTTATTATCTTCCAGATGTTGAAATAGTTGGCTTCATCCCAAGGAATGAAGATTTTAAAGTTGAAGGAAGGCATCTTGGTTTAGTTCCAACACCAGAAAACTTGGAAGAAATAAAAAATAAGATAGAGTTGTGGGGAGAGTTGGTTGAAAAATATTTAGATTTAGATAAAATTGTAGAGATAGCTAATGAGGATTTTGAAGATATTGACGATATATTTTTATGGGAGGTTAATGAAAATTACAAAAAAATAGCTGTTGCCTATGATGAAGCATTTAATTTTTACTATTGGGATAATTTTGAGGCATTAAAAGAAAATAAAGCTAAGATAGAATTTTTCAGCCCATTAAAAGATAGTGAAGTCCCAGATGCAGATGTTTTATATATTGGGGGAGGATATCCAGAACTTTTTAAAGAGGAGTTGAGCAAAAACAAGGAGATGATTGAAAGCATTAGAGAGTTTGACGGCTATATTTATGGGGAGTGCGGGGGCTTGATGTATTTAACAAAATCGATTGACAATGTGCCAATGGTTGGCTTGCTAAACTGCTCATCAATTATGACTAAGCATGTTCAAGGGCTTAGTTATGTTAAGGCAGAGTTTTTAGAGGATTGTTTAATTGGAAGAAAAAACATGAGGTTTAAAGGGCATGAATTCCATTATTCAAAGCTTGTTAATATAAAAGAGGATAGATTTGCTTATAGAATAGAGAGAGGGATGGGAATTATCAATAACTTGGACGGAATTTTTAATGGTAAAGTTTTGGCTGGCTATTTGCACAATCATGCTGTTGCCAATCCTTACTTTGCCTCATCCATGGTTAATTTTGAGAATCGATAA
- a CDS encoding phytoene desaturase family protein — MKVGIVGAGLGGLLIGALLSKHCKITVFEKLPFIGGRFTNLNYEGFQLTTGALHMIPHGSDGYLAYALKKAGADVKIVNSQPDGTFLIGGRDYLYKELFSLLGIKEKAKAFKLATQLKLGKVDKNISFGEFLEDIDLAYKIGNAFTGWALSLTAYETPMSEIIEIANNYHKFGGPGVPIGGCKSVIDALSNIIKRNGGEIITEYNVKNIEIEEKAYVDDKEFDIVISNLSPKKTQEMCNIKFLPKDKVKPSRGIKISIATKKGIINHTGVLFTPECERINGLNQPTNVDRSLAPEGWHLVMTHQTQITNNIKKEIDLGLEDIENIFKDVDYKILHIQSYRDDLPVNHASNGTDIDNIVCDRLFLVGDGAKGRGGIEVEGIAMGVLKVYDYIVRNIINKSK, encoded by the coding sequence ATGAAGGTTGGAATTGTTGGAGCTGGATTAGGTGGATTATTAATCGGAGCTTTGCTTTCTAAACACTGTAAGATAACTGTTTTTGAAAAACTTCCATTCATTGGGGGTAGATTTACCAATTTAAACTATGAAGGGTTTCAACTAACAACTGGGGCGCTACATATGATTCCCCACGGAAGTGATGGATACTTGGCATATGCATTAAAAAAAGCAGGAGCAGATGTTAAAATTGTAAATTCACAGCCAGATGGGACATTTCTCATAGGGGGAAGGGATTACTTGTATAAAGAGTTGTTCTCTCTTTTAGGAATTAAAGAAAAAGCAAAAGCGTTTAAATTAGCTACACAATTAAAATTAGGAAAAGTTGATAAAAATATATCGTTTGGAGAGTTTTTAGAAGATATTGATTTGGCTTACAAAATTGGAAATGCCTTTACTGGATGGGCATTGAGTTTAACGGCTTATGAAACACCAATGAGTGAAATAATCGAAATTGCAAATAACTATCATAAATTTGGAGGACCAGGGGTTCCAATAGGAGGATGCAAATCAGTAATTGATGCACTATCTAATATAATAAAAAGAAATGGAGGAGAAATAATAACAGAATATAATGTAAAAAATATAGAAATCGAAGAAAAAGCATATGTTGATGATAAGGAGTTTGATATTGTTATAAGTAATCTCTCTCCAAAAAAAACACAGGAAATGTGTAATATTAAATTTTTACCTAAGGATAAAGTAAAACCCTCAAGAGGGATAAAAATAAGTATAGCAACTAAAAAAGGAATTATTAACCATACAGGAGTTCTTTTTACACCCGAATGCGAGCGAATAAATGGTTTAAATCAACCTACAAACGTAGATAGATCATTAGCCCCTGAGGGATGGCATCTTGTAATGACTCATCAAACCCAAATAACAAACAATATAAAGAAAGAGATTGACCTTGGCTTAGAGGATATAGAAAACATATTTAAAGATGTGGATTATAAAATATTACATATTCAGTCATATAGAGATGATCTTCCTGTAAATCACGCCTCAAATGGAACTGATATAGATAATATCGTATGTGATAGGTTATTTTTGGTAGGAGATGGAGCAAAAGGAAGAGGAGGAATTGAAGTTGAAGGAATCGCAATGGGTGTTTTAAAAGTGTATGATTATATTGTCCGCAACATTATAAATAAGTCAAAATGA
- a CDS encoding ATP-binding protein, which yields MEFQEEINLEEFKDYLIAYLRNTHQEDIVMDSEVVVVDLNNLYYYGLMEFVDYLIHNPQKGIDFIKECYESAYFTLKNEYPKNFIISVKNLPKIFKTNKNGKLFTVEDIKSNTLGKIVEFEGIIVMASKIRPILKKAYYFCPKCGKSVIKEVDFLKIAEEKEYCECKSELNLIEEKSTYTDFQEIKVQQPLDLMDNPEEPPKYITVFLENSPGIYAGRVKITGIPVKIKKSKKLPIYEIYVKALHCEVLDGEVKVKITREDVKNIEKIAKRNDVVDILADRLIPEIRGHSAIKKAVFLQQIKGVKKPGKRADIHILLITDPGIGKTVILRKIAEIPGNLYGSVTTATGVGLTAAVVREKTEIGEDTWVIKPGLLVKAHKGTACIDELTVNKDLQSYVLEAMESQTIHISKGGINAKLPAECAILAACNPRWGRFNPEVSVAEQINIPAPLLSRFDLIFPIRDESDRDKDKDIAEYIIDLHRAYLDEKINKKMGLDYLEIDGVKIDKEFIIKYIHYARQKKPIISEKAKELFVKYYVEMRKRHQITARQLEASIRIAEAHAKAKLKDVVDEEDAKEAINIITECLKEIAYDPETGTFDVDKILGVSKKERDKLTTVYEIIKELSEKSELVEHEDIVEEAKNKGIKENEVENIIKKLIKYGDIDEPKPGRYRLL from the coding sequence ATGGAATTCCAAGAAGAAATAAATTTGGAGGAATTTAAGGACTATTTAATTGCATATTTAAGGAATACTCATCAAGAAGACATAGTTATGGACAGTGAAGTTGTAGTTGTTGACTTAAATAATCTCTACTATTATGGATTAATGGAATTTGTCGATTATTTAATTCATAATCCTCAAAAAGGTATAGATTTTATAAAAGAGTGCTATGAATCAGCATATTTTACGTTAAAAAATGAATATCCAAAAAATTTTATAATTTCAGTTAAAAACTTACCGAAAATATTTAAAACCAATAAAAATGGGAAGCTATTTACGGTTGAAGATATAAAAAGCAATACATTAGGTAAAATTGTAGAATTTGAGGGAATAATAGTCATGGCCTCAAAAATTAGACCGATTCTTAAAAAAGCTTACTATTTCTGTCCAAAATGTGGAAAATCAGTAATTAAAGAAGTTGATTTTTTGAAAATTGCAGAAGAAAAAGAATATTGCGAATGTAAATCAGAACTAAACTTAATAGAGGAAAAATCCACTTATACTGATTTTCAGGAAATAAAGGTTCAGCAACCATTGGATCTAATGGACAACCCTGAAGAACCCCCAAAGTATATAACAGTATTTTTAGAAAATAGCCCCGGAATCTATGCTGGTAGAGTAAAAATAACGGGAATTCCTGTAAAAATTAAAAAGAGCAAGAAACTTCCAATTTATGAAATATATGTTAAGGCATTGCATTGTGAGGTTTTAGATGGAGAAGTTAAGGTGAAGATAACAAGAGAAGATGTAAAAAATATTGAAAAGATTGCTAAAAGGAATGACGTTGTTGATATATTGGCAGATAGATTGATTCCAGAGATTAGGGGTCATTCTGCAATAAAAAAAGCTGTATTTTTACAACAAATAAAAGGAGTTAAAAAGCCCGGAAAGAGGGCAGATATTCACATACTCCTAATAACTGATCCTGGAATTGGAAAAACAGTGATTTTAAGAAAGATAGCTGAAATTCCCGGAAATTTATATGGCTCTGTAACAACAGCCACGGGTGTGGGATTAACAGCCGCTGTTGTTCGGGAAAAAACAGAGATCGGAGAAGATACGTGGGTTATTAAGCCGGGTTTGTTAGTTAAGGCACATAAAGGAACTGCCTGTATTGATGAATTAACTGTTAATAAAGATCTACAAAGTTATGTTTTGGAGGCAATGGAGAGTCAGACGATCCACATTAGTAAAGGAGGAATTAATGCAAAATTGCCAGCCGAATGTGCTATTTTAGCTGCTTGTAATCCAAGATGGGGTAGATTTAATCCAGAGGTTTCAGTAGCAGAACAAATAAACATTCCAGCCCCTTTATTAAGTAGATTTGATTTAATATTTCCAATTAGGGATGAATCAGATAGAGACAAGGATAAAGATATTGCAGAGTATATTATTGACTTGCATAGGGCTTATTTAGATGAAAAAATAAATAAAAAAATGGGTCTTGACTATTTGGAGATAGATGGTGTTAAGATAGATAAGGAGTTTATAATTAAATATATCCATTATGCAAGGCAAAAAAAGCCAATCATCAGTGAAAAAGCAAAGGAGTTGTTTGTAAAGTATTATGTAGAGATGAGAAAGAGGCATCAAATAACTGCAAGGCAGTTAGAAGCATCAATAAGGATCGCTGAGGCACATGCAAAAGCAAAATTAAAAGATGTTGTTGATGAAGAGGATGCAAAAGAAGCAATAAACATAATAACCGAATGTTTGAAAGAGATTGCTTATGATCCAGAGACAGGAACATTTGATGTTGATAAGATTTTAGGAGTTTCTAAAAAAGAGAGGGATAAGTTGACAACTGTTTATGAGATTATTAAAGAGTTGTCTGAGAAATCTGAACTTGTCGAGCATGAAGATATTGTCGAAGAGGCAAAAAATAAGGGAATCAAAGAGAATGAAGTGGAAAATATAATAAAGAAGTTGATCAAATATGGAGATATAGATGAACCAAAACCAGGAAGGTATAGATTGTTATAA
- a CDS encoding lactaldehyde dehydrogenase: MLINGHWIDRKDIDVINPYTLEVIEKIPSLNREEVKTAIDIAEECKDSMKNTSISQRYKVLIGIANKIKENSEKLSKILAIDAGKPIKQARIEVKRSVETFLSSAFYVKELRDEVIPSDNRLIFTKREPVGIVGAITPFNFPINLSAHKIAPAIATGNVVVHHPSSKAPLACIELAKIIEEEFRKYNVPLGSYSLLTGLGEIVGDEIVKNDKVNMISFTGSSKVGEGITKKAGFKKIALELGGVNPNLVLKDADLKKAVNSLIRGSFVYAGQICISVGKIVVEESVADKFIKMFVEKAKSLNVGDPLDENTDMGPLITLDHAKWAENLVKRSVEEGSKLLCGGKRDKTLFYPTVLEVEPDNIICKVETFAPIVPIIRAKEEEMIEIANDTQYGLHSAIFTKNLEKALKFAENLEFGGVIINDSSLFRQDNMPFGGVKKSGIGREGVKYAMEEMSNIKTIVITH; this comes from the coding sequence ATGCTAATAAATGGACACTGGATAGATAGGAAGGATATTGACGTTATTAATCCTTACACATTAGAAGTTATCGAGAAAATTCCTTCTTTGAATAGAGAGGAAGTTAAAACAGCGATTGATATTGCAGAAGAGTGTAAAGACAGTATGAAAAATACTTCAATCTCTCAAAGATACAAGGTCTTGATTGGTATAGCAAACAAAATAAAAGAAAATAGTGAAAAATTGTCAAAAATATTGGCCATAGATGCTGGAAAACCGATAAAACAGGCAAGAATTGAAGTTAAAAGAAGTGTAGAAACGTTTTTATCAAGCGCCTTTTATGTAAAAGAACTTAGAGATGAGGTTATTCCCTCAGATAATCGCTTAATATTCACAAAAAGAGAGCCCGTTGGGATAGTTGGGGCAATAACCCCATTCAACTTTCCAATAAACTTATCCGCTCACAAAATAGCTCCTGCAATTGCAACGGGAAATGTAGTTGTTCATCATCCTTCATCCAAAGCACCACTCGCATGTATTGAACTGGCTAAGATTATAGAGGAAGAATTTAGGAAATATAACGTTCCTCTTGGATCTTATTCTCTGTTAACGGGTTTAGGAGAGATCGTAGGAGATGAGATAGTTAAAAATGATAAAGTAAACATGATCTCCTTCACAGGAAGTTCTAAGGTTGGAGAGGGGATAACAAAAAAAGCCGGTTTCAAAAAGATTGCATTAGAGTTGGGAGGTGTAAATCCAAATCTTGTGCTAAAAGATGCGGATCTAAAAAAAGCAGTTAACTCTTTAATTAGGGGCAGTTTTGTATATGCAGGGCAGATATGCATTTCAGTTGGAAAGATAGTTGTGGAAGAAAGTGTAGCAGATAAATTTATAAAAATGTTCGTAGAAAAAGCAAAATCGCTAAATGTAGGCGATCCGTTAGATGAAAACACAGATATGGGGCCTTTAATTACCTTAGATCATGCAAAATGGGCAGAGAACCTTGTCAAAAGATCGGTAGAAGAGGGATCTAAACTTCTATGTGGTGGAAAAAGAGATAAAACCTTATTTTATCCCACAGTGCTTGAAGTAGAACCAGATAATATAATCTGTAAAGTAGAGACCTTCGCTCCAATAGTTCCAATAATTAGAGCAAAAGAAGAGGAGATGATAGAGATAGCTAATGATACGCAGTATGGGCTTCATTCAGCAATATTTACAAAAAATTTAGAAAAAGCATTAAAATTTGCTGAAAATTTAGAATTTGGAGGTGTTATAATAAACGATTCCTCCCTATTTAGGCAGGATAATATGCCATTTGGAGGAGTTAAAAAAAGTGGGATTGGAAGGGAAGGTGTTAAATATGCAATGGAAGAGATGTCTAATATAAAGACAATAGTTATTACTCACTAA
- the mmp3 gene encoding methyl-coenzyme M reductase-associated protein Mmp3 has product MAKVIVNGKEKVGETLKDVLKDEYYVNGTNIVVIKGVKKEAEKVPKKFLIKTTKGNITIAITENNETAKFFTENYKNFVKKLRWISGIDVAFGSTRIDLEISTEEKEFKKWDVVLSISGLDKDEGHIVFIKRKTEGVYGLKDPKIGIVVGGKWVIDRLEVGDKIIDIEPIREEKEAVDYIVTTDLNLKLEDGWKIFTYFTAEFDGTPSAVEHCLALMEDGIFEITENTNTFVADCRLQTLKIEEGNLIDRERGFITVRNYGAGEGKVYIYRESRSSSLSHTVVGRVKEGMELVDFSESGILSVKTIPERLCVIGLTMEEAEDLLKRYDIEVEKEGDLENAIVVDQQPEFTLDVLKEKKVKIRGLNKDKIVVVELYEDKAPITAWYFRKTTGLTTKRVGKLHVYFKHNDIIMFKGNPEYAKGLLPENVPTDKVEACSIGVTNMVSRYKGMIGVRLSESDKFGPTGESFEKTNIVGKIVKNAEFLRKVKTGDDVYILLQK; this is encoded by the coding sequence ATGGCAAAGGTGATCGTTAACGGAAAAGAAAAAGTTGGAGAAACATTAAAAGATGTTTTAAAAGATGAATATTATGTGAATGGAACAAATATAGTCGTGATAAAGGGTGTTAAAAAGGAAGCGGAAAAAGTTCCAAAAAAGTTTTTAATTAAAACTACAAAAGGAAATATAACGATAGCAATAACCGAGAATAATGAGACAGCGAAATTTTTCACAGAAAATTATAAAAATTTTGTTAAAAAATTGAGATGGATCAGTGGAATAGATGTTGCATTTGGATCTACAAGGATCGACTTAGAGATCTCAACAGAAGAAAAAGAATTTAAAAAATGGGATGTTGTTTTGAGCATATCTGGCTTAGACAAGGATGAGGGGCATATCGTTTTTATAAAAAGAAAAACAGAAGGAGTTTATGGTCTAAAAGATCCAAAAATTGGAATTGTAGTAGGAGGTAAGTGGGTAATTGACAGATTAGAAGTAGGAGATAAGATAATAGATATTGAGCCGATTAGAGAAGAGAAAGAGGCCGTTGATTACATCGTAACAACTGATTTAAACTTAAAACTTGAAGACGGATGGAAGATATTTACTTACTTTACGGCAGAGTTCGATGGAACACCCTCAGCAGTTGAGCACTGTTTAGCTTTAATGGAGGATGGAATCTTTGAGATAACTGAGAATACAAACACATTTGTCGCAGATTGCAGATTACAAACATTGAAAATTGAAGAAGGAAATTTAATAGACAGAGAACGTGGATTTATAACTGTAAGAAACTATGGGGCGGGAGAAGGAAAAGTTTATATTTATAGGGAAAGTAGAAGTTCATCCCTATCCCACACAGTCGTTGGTAGAGTTAAAGAGGGAATGGAGTTAGTAGATTTTTCAGAATCTGGAATTCTATCAGTAAAAACCATCCCTGAGAGGTTGTGTGTTATTGGCTTAACGATGGAAGAGGCGGAAGATCTTTTGAAGAGATATGACATTGAAGTTGAAAAAGAAGGGGACTTAGAAAATGCAATCGTTGTCGATCAACAGCCAGAATTTACCTTAGATGTATTGAAAGAGAAAAAAGTCAAAATTAGAGGATTAAATAAGGATAAAATAGTGGTTGTTGAGTTATATGAGGATAAAGCCCCAATTACAGCGTGGTATTTCAGAAAAACAACTGGCTTAACCACCAAGAGGGTAGGAAAACTCCACGTATATTTCAAACACAATGACATAATAATGTTCAAAGGAAATCCCGAATATGCAAAAGGGCTTCTCCCAGAGAACGTTCCAACAGATAAAGTAGAGGCCTGTTCGATAGGAGTTACAAACATGGTCAGTAGATACAAAGGTATGATCGGTGTTAGGTTAAGTGAAAGCGATAAATTTGGACCTACTGGAGAGAGTTTTGAAAAAACCAACATTGTTGGAAAGATCGTTAAAAATGCCGAGTTTTTGAGAAAGGTTAAAACAGGAGATGATGTCTATATCCTTTTACAAAAATAA
- a CDS encoding NOG1 family protein gives MGKEANPFKKMPTILMPDELMAKALRRGEKVAVEMRQKELPWLLKARFVEEHKVRTISSVVADNLQKVIDKTPPIRKLPKFYQEMVEVLVGIDEFKKSMGAFKWASELVRKLGNEYARKIRKARTPQQAGKLRKEFVGRVKSILEQIHPEMAFIAVAREKLKELPTFKDLPTVVIAGYPNVGKSTLLKKLTGADVEINSYPFTTKGINVGYMGEIQMVDTPGLLDRPLHERNDIELQAILALNYLANVVLFVIDASEFCGYTIEDQINLLREVKQLFNVPIIVAINKIDLASEDKIKEIEEKLKKLGVETVLKISANSEINLDTLKEKLKKIAIREFMSK, from the coding sequence ATGGGAAAAGAAGCGAATCCATTTAAAAAAATGCCGACTATATTGATGCCTGATGAATTAATGGCTAAGGCACTGAGGAGAGGAGAAAAAGTGGCAGTTGAGATGAGACAGAAAGAGTTGCCATGGCTTTTAAAGGCAAGATTCGTTGAGGAGCATAAAGTAAGAACCATCTCTTCGGTTGTGGCAGATAACTTACAGAAGGTTATAGACAAAACCCCTCCAATAAGAAAATTACCTAAATTCTATCAAGAGATGGTAGAGGTTTTAGTAGGAATTGATGAATTTAAAAAATCGATGGGAGCGTTTAAATGGGCTTCTGAATTAGTTAGAAAATTAGGAAATGAGTATGCGAGAAAAATTAGGAAAGCAAGAACTCCACAACAGGCAGGAAAATTAAGAAAAGAATTTGTTGGTAGAGTTAAATCAATATTAGAGCAGATACATCCAGAAATGGCATTTATAGCAGTGGCAAGGGAGAAATTAAAAGAACTACCGACATTTAAGGATCTACCAACAGTAGTTATTGCTGGTTATCCAAACGTTGGTAAATCAACCCTTTTAAAAAAACTCACTGGAGCAGATGTTGAAATAAACAGCTATCCTTTTACAACTAAGGGAATAAATGTTGGTTATATGGGAGAGATTCAAATGGTGGACACCCCCGGATTGTTGGATAGGCCATTACATGAAAGAAATGATATTGAGTTGCAGGCAATTTTGGCATTAAATTACCTTGCAAACGTGGTCTTGTTTGTTATAGACGCGAGCGAATTTTGTGGTTATACGATAGAAGATCAGATCAACCTTCTCAGGGAGGTAAAGCAGTTATTTAACGTGCCGATTATTGTGGCCATAAATAAAATTGACTTAGCAAGTGAAGATAAGATCAAAGAGATAGAGGAGAAGTTGAAAAAGTTGGGTGTAGAGACAGTGTTAAAGATCTCTGCCAACAGTGAAATAAACTTGGATACATTAAAAGAAAAACTTAAAAAAATAGCAATAAGGGAATTTATGAGCAAATAA
- a CDS encoding PUA domain-containing protein, which produces MKARKLLKGEINLISKELGRYLSPNAVKNFKYERLVALEGNWTTVCYTNPSVIKVLKNFNNIFSVGNIFGEIRKDFKLSLEGFTIISNGIMNNYAIVNEKAEELFLYGRDVFKNSILEIKGSGRIAVFNKNREFLGIGFFDGKMIKNIKDKGWYLREGG; this is translated from the coding sequence ATGAAAGCGAGAAAACTATTAAAAGGAGAAATAAATCTTATTAGTAAAGAGTTGGGGAGGTATCTAAGCCCAAATGCAGTAAAAAATTTTAAATATGAGAGATTAGTTGCTTTGGAGGGAAATTGGACAACTGTTTGTTACACAAATCCATCCGTTATAAAAGTGTTGAAAAACTTTAACAATATATTTTCAGTTGGCAATATATTTGGGGAGATTAGAAAAGATTTTAAACTTTCTTTGGAGGGGTTTACTATTATTTCTAACGGAATAATGAATAATTACGCAATTGTGAATGAAAAAGCAGAGGAATTGTTCCTGTATGGAAGGGATGTATTTAAAAACTCGATCTTAGAAATAAAGGGCTCTGGAAGGATCGCAGTTTTTAACAAAAATAGAGAATTTTTAGGAATTGGATTTTTTGATGGTAAGATGATAAAGAATATAAAAGATAAGGGATGGTATTTGAGAGAAGGAGGATAA